AACGCTATCGACCAAGTAGCTTTAAAATCGGGTTTTGCCAATTGACAGCATGGAAGAAGAAAAAGTCAGCTGCCCTTATTGCGGCTCCACCTTCAACGACAAGGAACAACTTTCAAAGCACATCGACAGGATCCACCACGGTTCTGGCCTGCTTGAAGGCGACTCTACTAAATGGTGAAAAGAGACCTCACCCCGTTTTTTGACGCTGTCATTGGGTTAAAGTACGTCAGGCGCGCGGGGTGGGCTGCAAAGGTAGGCATCAAGAACCCGGAGTCGGTCGCAGATCACTCGTATGCAATGTGCGCAGTCGGCATGGCGCTTTCAGACGTCCTGAGCCTTGACACCCACAAGGTGCTAAAGATGATAGTGCTGCACGATCTGGCAGAGTCTGCAGTGGGCGATTACATGCCCGGCGAGGTCAGCATAAGGCAAAAGCGGCAGGAAGAAAATGGCGCGATGAAAAATATCCTTGCGTGTCTGCCTGCAAAGGTAAGGTCGGATTAT
The sequence above is drawn from the Nitrososphaera viennensis EN76 genome and encodes:
- a CDS encoding C2H2-type zinc finger protein, whose product is MEEEKVSCPYCGSTFNDKEQLSKHIDRIHHGSGLLEGDSTKW
- a CDS encoding HD domain-containing protein, which codes for MVKRDLTPFFDAVIGLKYVRRAGWAAKVGIKNPESVADHSYAMCAVGMALSDVLSLDTHKVLKMIVLHDLAESAVGDYMPGEVSIRQKRQEENGAMKNILACLPAKVRSDYAKIWREYLQDKTKEARFVHRIDKLEMALQAARYARDGYSAELLTQFFESAHKAVDIDEDGKADMLTETLKSLSPAPRMKN